Genomic DNA from Pseudomonas helmanticensis:
CTTCGGCGCTCGACCCGGAGACCACCCAGTCGATCCTCGGCCTGCTGCGCGAGATCAACAGACGCCTGGGCCTGACCATCGTGCTGATCACTCACGAAATGGCGGTAATCCGCGAGATCTGCGACCGCGTGGTGGTGTTGGAGCATGGCCGCGTTGTCGAGCAAGGCCCGGTCTGGGAAGTGTTCGGCAACCCACAACACGAGGTCAGCCAGACCTTGCTCGCGCCGTTGCAGCACGCCTTGCCGGAAGAATTGCAGAGCCGTTTGCACCCGCAGCCGCCCTCCTCCGACGCAGCCGTGGTGCTGCGTTTGCAGTTCACCGGCAGTGCCAGCGACGAACCGGATCTGGCGGCGCTTTTTACTGCGCTCGGTGGCCGGGTGAAGTTGCTTCAGGGCGGCGTCGAACGGATTCAGGGGCATGCGCTGGGGCAACTGCTGTTAGCCGTCAGCGGCTCATCGTTTGGCGCCGAGCAATTGCGCGAGCGCGCCGCGCCATGGGCACAACGGGTGGAGGTCGTCGGATATGTGGTTTGATCGCTTGCTGCAAGGTTTTATCGACACGTTCTTGATGGTCGGTGTGTCGTCGTTGATTGCGCTGCTGGTGGGGATTCCCATGGCGGTGATCCTGGTCACCAGCGACAAGGGCGGGATCTACGAAGCGCCACTGTTGAACCGCGCGTTGGGCGCGTTCGTGAACCTGTTTCGCTCGATCCCGTTTCTGATTCTGATGGTCGCGCTGATTCCGTTTACCCGGTTGATTGTCGGTACTACGTACGGCGTTTGGGCCGCCGTTGTGCCGCTGACCATTGCCGCTACGCCGTTCTTTGCGCGGATTGCCGAAGTGAGTCTGCGCGAGGTCGATCATGGTTTGATCGAGGCGGCGCAGGCAATGGGTTGCCGGCGTTGGCACATTGTCTGGCATGTGCTGTTGCCGGAGGCGCTGCCGGGGATTGTCGGCGGGTTCACGATTACCCTGGTGACGATGATCAACTCTTCGGCGATGGCTGGGGCGATTGGTGCTGGCGGCTTGGGGGATATCGCTTATCGCTACGGCTATCAGCGTTTTGATAGCCAGATCATGCTAACGGTGATTGTGTTGCTGGTGGCGTTGGTAGCGGTGATTCAGCTGGGTGGGGATCGCTTGGCGCGGGGGTTGAACAAGCGCTGAGGCAAGAGCAAAAGATCGCAGCCTGCGGCAGCTCCTACATTGGCATGTGTACCCTCTGTAGGAGCTGCCGCAGGCTGCGATCTTTTCGCTTATAGTCAGCGCATCTCTCCTTGAACACGCAACTGACCATGAAACAGACCCCCACCGACCTCGAACAGATCACCGCCACCACCCTCGGCCACTACAACTCGGTGGCCGAGGACTTCCGCGAAGGCACGCGCGACCACGATGTCAGCCAGAACATCGATGCGTTGCTGCGGCATATTCAGGGCGCGGCGCCGTTCACGATCCTGGATTTCGGTTGCGGTCCGGGCCGGGATTTGCAGACGTTTACCCGTATGGGGCACGTTGCGGTCGGCCTGGATGGTTCGCAGGAATTTGCGCGGATGGCGCGCGAGGACAGCGGCTGCGAGGTGTTGCAGCAGGATTTTCTCAAGCTTGATCTACCGGTTGAACGCTTCGACGGGATTTTTGCCAACGCGGTGCTGTTTCACGTTCCATTGCAGGAGTTACCGAGGGTACTCAAGCAATTGCACGGCGCGTTGAAGCCTGGTGGGGTGTTGTTCAGTTCGAATCCGCGTGGGGATAACCGTGAGGGCTGGAACGGGCCGCGCTATGGCTCTTATCACGATCTGGAGGCCTGGCGCGGATTGCTGAAAGCGGCGGGGTTTGTCGAGCTGGAGCATTATTTCCGGCCGGCGGGGCTGCCACGCGAGCAGCAGCCCTGGTTGGCCAGTGTCTGGCGGCGTGTGGGTTGAAGATCAAAAGATCGCAGCCTGCGGCAGCTCCTACATGGGGTGATAGGTAGGAGCTGCCGTAGGCTGCGATCTTTTACTTTTGCCCTAGGCGGCGTCTTTTTTCGGTTCGCGAATCTTGTACCAGGCCACATACAGCGCCGGCAGGAACAGCAGCGTCAGCAATGTCGCGATCACGATCCCGCCAATCATCGCGTAGGCCATCGGCCCCCAGAACACCTCCCGGGCAATCGGGATCATGCCCATGCTCGCCGCCGCTGCGGTCAGCAAGATCGGTCGGCGGCGGTGCTCGGTCGCCTCGACCACTGCATCCCACGGCGCATAACCCTTCTTCTCGTATTCATCGATCTGCGTCACGAGAATCACCGAGTTGCGGATGATGATGCCGATCAGCGCGAGAATCCCCAGAATCGCCACGAAACCCATCGCCGTACCGGTCGGCACCAGCGCCAAAACCACGCCGATCAGACCCAGCGGCGCCACGCTCGCCACCAGGAACATCTTCTGCACGCTGTGCAACTGGATCATCAGGAAGGTCGCCATCAGGAACAGCATCAACGGCAGAACCTTGGCAATCGGCCCTTGGGCCTTGCCGCTTTCCTCGACGGTACCGCCGGTGGCGACCTTGTAACCCACCGGCAGTTTATCGGCGAAAGCGTCGATAGAAGGCTTGAGGATTTTCACCAGGTCGGTGGGTTGGATCTCGTCGCGCACCGACGCCTTGATGGTGATCGTCGGCAAGCGGTCGCGACGCCAGACCAACGGCTGCTCCAGTTCGTAACGCACAGTGGCGAACGCCAGCAACGGAATCGACGTGCCGCTCGGCGTGACGATCTGCAGGTTTTGCAGGGTTTCCGGGGTACCGCGTTCGGAATCCACTGCGCGTCCGACCACGTTGATCAGGTAGATATCGTCATCGACCTGGGTCAATGGCGAGCCGCTGACGATGCTGTTCATCAGGTTTGCCACGTCTTCGGACGACAGCCCGAGTTGGCGCGCCTTGTCCTGGGCGATGTCGATGCGCAGGACTTTGCCCGGTTCGTTCCAGTCGTAAATGATTTCGCCGATGTGCGAGTTCTTGTCCAGCTCGGTGGCGAGGTCGATGGCGTGCTTGCGCACCTGATCGATGTCCTTGCCGCTGACCCGGTACTGGATTGGACGCCCCACGGGCGGGCCCATTTCCAGCGCTTGCACGTAGCTGCCGATGCCGACGAACTCCTTGTGCAGACGCTCGCGCAAGCGCTCGCTCAATGCTTCGCGGGATTCGAAGCCTTTGCTGACGATCACCAGTTGCGCGTAGTACGGGTTCTGCAATTGCTGGTCGAGCGGCAGGTAGAAACGGATCGCGCCCTGACCGATGTAAGTACTCCAGCGCACGATGTCCGGGTCGCCCTTGAGGGTTTCCTCGAGTTTGTCGACGGCTTTGCGGGTTTCGTCGATCGAGGCGTTTTGCGGCAGGTTCAGATCAACCAGAATTTCCGGGCGGTCGGAAGACGGGAAGAACTGGTTCTGGACAAAACGCATGCAAAAGATCGACAGGGCAAAACACAGCACGGTGATACCGATGGCCCACCAGCGATTGCGCATGCACCAGAGCAAACCGCCATTGAACGCGCGGCCGATGCGCCCGGGCTCGGCAGAATGGGGTTTGACGTTGGTGCTGAGGATGTGTACGCCGATCACTGGCGCAAAGAACACCGCGACCACCCACGACACCAGCATCGCCACGGCAATCACCGCAAACAGCGTGTAGGTGTATTCGCCGGCAGAACTGGCATTGAGGCCGATCGGCACAAAACCGGCGACGGTCACCAGCGTACCGGTGAGCATCGGGAATGCTGTCGAGGTGTAGGCGAAGGTCGCCGCCTGTTCCTTGGTCTCGCCCATTTCCAGGCGCGTGACCATCATCTCCACGGTGATCATCGCGTCGTCCACCAGCAGGCCGAGGGCGATGATCAACGCACCGAGGGAAATCCGCTGCATGGTGATGCCGCTGTACTCCATGTACACAAACACCATGGCCAGCACTAACGGAATCGAGCACGCCACCACCAGACCGGCGCGCACACCGAGGCTGATGAAGCTCACCACCAGCACGATGATCACCGCTTCGAACAGCGCGCTGGTGAAACCGCCAACGGCTTCTTCCACCACCACCGCCTGATCGGAAACGGTGTGCACGCCGACGCCCACCGGCAGGTCGGCGGTGAGTTGGTCGATGCGTTCGTGCAGGGCTTTACCGAACGCCTGCACGTTGCCGCCCTTCTGCATGGCAATCGCCAGGCCGATTGCCGGTTTGCCGTCGAAACGGAACTCCGGTGTCGCCGGGTCGACGTAACCGCGACTGATCTCAGCGATGTCGGCCAGGCGATAGAAACGATCATTGAGTTTCAGATTGACCTCGGCCAGATCCTTTTCCGAAGCAAACTGCCCCGAGGTGCGCACGGAAATCCGTTCTGGACCGGCCTCGATCACACCCGCCGGGGTCACGGCGTTCTGCGATTGCAGGCTCTGCACCACCTGACGCTGATCGATCCCCAGCGCGGCGAGTTTGCGCGTGGAGAAGTTCAGGTAAATCACTTCGTCCTGCTGGCCGACCATTTCGATCTTGCCCAGCCCCGGCACGTTGCGGATCTCGGCTCGCGCCTGCTCGACGTAATCGCGTAGCTGGCGCATGGTCAGGCCGTCGGCGGTAAACGCGTAGACCGAACCGAATACATCACCGAACTCGTCGTTGAACCCCGGGCCTTGAATGCCTTGGGGGAACTGCCCGCGAATGTCGTTGATCTTCTTGCGCACCTGGTACCAGATTTCCGGGATGTCCTTGGCGCTGGTGGTGTCGCGCAGGTACACGTACACCGTCGATTCGCCGGGGCGCGTGTAGCTTTTCACGTAGTCGAGGGAGTCGAGCTCTTCGAGTTTTTTCTCGATGCGATCAGTAACCTGCTTGAGCGTTTCCTCCTGGGTCGCGCCCGGCCATTTGGTCTGGATCACCATGGTCTTGATGGTGAACGACGGGTCTTCTTCGCGGCCCAGATTGAAGTACGAAAACACCCCCATGAGCAATCCGACGAACATCAGATACCAGACGAATGACTGATGCTTGAGGGCCCATTCGGAGAGGTTGAAAGAGCCTTTCATTGACTGTCCTCGTCAAGTTTCACGGATTGTCCGGGTTTGAGACTGTTGACGCCGGCGCTGACCACTTGCTCGCCGTTCTTTACCCCGCCGGCCAGCACCACAGTGCTGTCGGTGCGGCTGATAACGCTGACATCACGCGGGCTGACGGTTTTGCTTTGGGTGTCGATCACCCAGATGCGCGCTTTGCCATCGACCTCCTGCAATGCCGTCGCGGGCAATTCGATACGCGGCTTGATCGCTGAACTGAGGGTCACACTGATCGCGGTACCGAGGCGGAAACCGTCCGGCGTATCGGCCAGGGTCAGCCGTGCACGGCGAGTACGCGTGGCACTCTGCGCTTGCGGTTCGATCTCGCGAATGACGGCGGTGGTGTTGATGCTTGGATCGAGTTGCGCGGCCACTGAAAACACTACGTCGGCGGGGATCTGATCGACCAGGGTGTCGGGCAGATCAATCACCGCTTCCTTGATGTCCGGCTGCGCCAGTGTCACCACTTGCTGGCCGGCGGTCACCACCTGCCCGGCCTCGGCGTTCCACGCGGTGACCACGGCTTTGTGGTCGGAGCGCAGCTCGGTGTAGCCGAGTTGATCCTTGCTCTGATTGACCGCCGCCCGCGCCTGATCGAGCGAAGCCTGAGTGGTTTTCAAGTCGGTGTTGGCGACGTCCAGTTGCGCCTGCGCGCCAACGCCGCGATCAAACAGCGCTTGCTGCCGACGAGCGTTGGCCTGGGCGTTGATCAATTGCGCCTGGATCTTCGCCAGGTCGCCCTGGGCCGAGCGCAACTGATTCTGTTGATCGGAGGGGTCGAGGGTCGCAAGCAGCGTGCCCTTCTCGACTTCCGTGCCGACATCGACGTTACGACTGGCGATACGGCCACCGACGCGGAACCCGGTATTGCTCTCGTAGCGCGCCTGAATGCTGCCGGCAAAACGCCCGAGGCTTTCCTCACTCAACGCCTGGACCTTGACCGACAGCACCGGGCGCACCGGCTCGGGCGGTGGTTCTTTCTTCGAGCACGCGGCTAACAACACAGCTACGGGAAACAGCCACAGAGACTTCATGGCTGTGCTCCCGGTTGCAGATCCTTGTAGGTGTTTTCGGCAATCTCGACTTTCATCCCCGGGTGCAACAACTGCCCGCCGGCGACGATGACCTTCTCGCCGCCCTTGAGGCCTTCGCTGATGATGACTTTGCCAGTCAGGTAGCGACCGACCGTGACCGTGTGCAACTGCGCCTCGCCCTTGTCGTCGACCATCCACACCGCCGGGTCGCTGATGTTTTTCGTCAGCGCCGACCACGGCAATTCAACCGCCGATTTGCCGGAGCCTTTCGCCGTGGCGCTGACCACCGAACCGAGCTGCATGCCCGGCGGCAATTTATCGAGGGTGACTTTGACTTGCACGGTGCCGGACTGCGCGGACACCGCCGGGGTGACTTCGCGCACGGTGCCGGTGGTTTTGATCTCGGGATTGTCGAGCAGGCTGACGGTGATCTTGTTATCCGTGGGGCGCTCGGCGAGCAGTGATTCATAAACGTTGAACACCGCGTCGCGGTCGCCATCGCGGGCCAGACTGAAAATCGGCGCGGTGGCCTGGACCACTTGACCCACTTCGGCCTGGCGCTCGGTGATCACGCCCGGCGCATCAGCGATCAACGAGGTGTAGCTGAGTTGGTCTTTGGCATTGGCCAGTTGCGCCTGCGCCGCGCTCAATGCGCTCTGACTGCTGCGCAATGCCGCTTGCGCGGAATCGTATTCGCTCTGGCTGGTGTAGCCTTTGGGCAGCAATTTCTGCTGACGCACGAAGGCCGCCGCGCTCTGTTGCACCCGCGCCTGTTCAGCGACCACCTGGGCTTGCGCAGAATCGACGTTGGTCTGCAGATCCTTGGGATCGAGCTTGGCCAGTACCTGTTTGGCCGAAACCCGGTCGCCGACATCGACCATGCGCTGGATGATCTTGCCGCCAACACGGAACGATAGCTCGGTCTGCACGCGCGCCTGCACGTCACCGGTGAGTGTCACCGAAGCCGCGTAATCCGTGGGTTTCACTTCCTGTACGAAGACCCGTGGCAAGTATTCCTGCGCGGGTTTCTTGTCGCCGCAAGCGGTCAGCAAGGCGACGGCACTGAGGGCCACCACCACTTTCAATCCGGGACCCGCCATGCAGACTCCTTGGCATTTTTCGAGACTATCGGGACGATACGACTTCAGAGCTTAGAACAGGGTTCCACCATTGCTCGCTCGAATGAAGATTAATCTCCGCAGGAGCTGCCGCAGGCTGCGATCTTTTGATGGTGTTTTCAAAGATCAAAAGATCGCAGCCTGCGGCAGCTCCTACACAGGAGGTATTCTGTGGCGGATTCAGTGCATCCAGAGAAGGACACTCATGCTTAAAACCCTGGCGGTGGCCAATTACCGCTCGATCAATAAATTGGTGATCCCGCTCGGCCGGCTGAACCTGATCACCGGCCCCAACGGCAGTGGCAAGTCCAATCTCTATCGAGCTTTGCGCCTGCTGGCGGAAACCGCGCAGGGCGGCGTGGTCAATGCGCTGGCCCGCGAGGGCGGACTGGATTCGACCTTCTGGGCCGGGCCGGAAACCATCAGCCGGCGCATGCGCAACGGCGAGGTGCCGATCCAATCGACAGTGCGCCAAGGTGTGAAGCGTCTGCGCCTGGGATTCGCCGGGGAAGATTTCAGCTATTCGATCAGCCTCGGTCTGCCCGACTCCAATGGCCATTTCATGCTGCCCGAACATGCGCGGCCAATTCCCTCCCGCTTCAGCCTCGACCCGCAGATCAAACGCGAATGCATCTGGGCCGGGCCGCATTACCGGCCAGCCAGCCTGTTGGTCGATCGCGACGGGCCGATGATCCGCGCACGCGCCGAGCGCAAATGGGATGTGCTGGCGCAGCACACGCCGAACTTCGACAGCCTGTTCGATCAGGTCGGCAGCCTGCGCAGCTCGCCGGAAGTGTTTCAGATGCGCGAGTTCATCCGTCGCTGGCGCTTCTACGATCACTTTCGCAGCGATGCCGACGCGCCGGTGCGTCAGCCACAACTGGGCACGCGCACGCCGGTTCTGCATCACGATGGACGCGATCTGGCGGCCGCGTTGCAGACCATCATCGAAATCGGCGACGGCGAGGCGATGCGCGCCGCCATCACCGATGCCTTTCCCGGCGCGCGCCTGCATATCGAAGCTCAGGCCGGCGGAAGATTTGCTATCGAGTTTTATCAGGAAGGCTTGTTGCGGCCGCTGTCGGCGGCGGAGTTGTCGGACGGAACATTGCGCTATCTGCTGCTGGTTGCGGCGCTACTGACGCCGCGGCCACCGTCGCTGATGGTGCTGAACGAGCCGGAAACCAGCTTGCACCCGGATCTGCTACCGGCGTTGGCGCGGTTGATTATTCGCGCCTCGGAGCAGTGTCAGGTGTGGGTGGTATCGCATGCGCGGCGGTTGATTTCGGCGTTGCAGGAGGATCAGGAATGCAATTGCATTGTGCTGGAGAAGACGCTGGGGGAGACCGGGATTGTCGGGCAGAAAGTGCTGGAGACGCCGGCGTGGTATTGGCCGGACTGAGTGCTTCGGTCAAAAGCCCCTCACCCTAGCCCTCTCCCGGGGGGAGAGGGGACTGACCGAGTTGAATATTCGAGGTGCACCAACCTGATCTTGCTGTGTTGAATCCATAATCGACTCGGTTTTTCAGGTCGATGTGTGACGCAGGACACCTCGGTCGGCTCCCTCTCCCTCCGGGAGAGGGCTGGGGTGAGGGCCAAGCCTCACCACCGCCCCACAGACAATCACCCCTGCCACTTGCCCCCTTCAACAATCACGCTCTCAGGCTTGGTGTCATCGCTCAGTTCTTTACGCACGTATTGGTCGTACAGCTTGAGCAGATACTTCTCTTCACCCAACTTCGTCAGCTCGGTATTCACCCAGTCACGCAGTTCGATATTGCCCTTCTTCACCGCCGGCGCAATCGGCGCTTCTGCACCGAGTTTGTCCTCCAGCACGCGGTACCCCGGGTTCTGCTTGGCCCAGCTGAACAGCACCAGATTGTCCTGCGCATAGGCATCGCCACGACCGTTGGCCAAGGCTTGCAGCGACTCGGAGTTCTTCTCGAACTTCAGCAGTTTCCAGTCCGGGTGGTTTTTGGTCAGCCAGATATCAGCGGTGGTGCCAGTGGTGACGATGGTGGTGCGAGTCGCCAGGTCATCAAGGTTTTTCACCGGGCTGCTTTGCGGTACCAGTGCCTGCACGGCAACCTTGAGGTTCGGGTTGGTGAACTCCACCGCTTCCTTGCGCTCCGGGGTCACGGTCATGTTGGCGAGGATCAGGTCGACCTTATCGCTTTGCAGGAACGGAATACGGCTCGCTGGCTCGACGGCAACGAACTCGACCTTGGTCTCGTCACCGAGCAGATCCTTGGCGAAGCGCCGGCCGATGTCGGTATCGAAACCAACGTAACGCCCGGCCTCATCGACAAAACCGAACGGCGGCTTGTCGGTGAAGACGCCGACGATCAGCTTGTCGCGGGCCTTGATCTTGTCCAGATAACCAGCTGGCGCAGCGCTTTCGCTGGCGACTTTCGGCTTCGGTGGTTCTTCGGTTTTGCTGCAACCAGCGAGCAAGGCGAGGCTGAGCAAGGGCAGTAAAAAAGTGGCCGTTTTCATAACAGTTCCAGTTCCTTTGTCGGATTCGTTTTTGGCAGTGTTGCAACGAAGGAGAACTTCTCCAGAAACTGCTGCGCGCGTGCGGTTTGCGGGTTCGTAAAGAAAATCTCGGGCGGGGTTTGTTCAAGGATGCGCCCGGCATCCATGAACACGATGCGGTCGGCCACCGCGCGGGCGAAGGCCATTTCATGGGTGACAATCAACAGGGTCATGCCTTCGCGGGCCAGGCCCTGAATCACCTGCAAGACTTCCTTGACCATCTCCGGGTCGAGGGCAGCGGTGACTTCATCGAAGAGCATCACCCCTGGGTTCATGCACAACGAACGGACGATGGCGATGCGTTGTTGCTGGCCGCCGGAGAGCTGGCGCGGAAATGCATCGCGCTTGTCGGCCAGACCTACGCGTTCAAGCAAGGCCTCAGCTTGCTGCTGCGCTTCGCGGCGCTGGCGCTTCTGCACCTTCAGCGGGCCGAGCAGCAGGTTGTCGAGCACGCTCATGTGCGGGAACAGGTGATAACTCTGGAAAACCATGCCGATCTGCTGGCGGATGTCACGCCAGTCGGTGGCTTTGTCCAGCAGCTCGCGGCCGACAAATTTCAGGCTGCCGCTGTGTGCTTCTTCCAGACCGTTGAGGCACCGCAGCAAAGTGCTTTTGCCGCAGCCGCTAGGGCCGAGGATGACGATCACTTCGCCGCTCTGCACTTGCAGGTCGATGCCGTTGAGCACTTGCTGCTCGCCATAGAATTTGTTGAAGCCGTGAAACTCGATCAATGCGCTCATGCTGGCGTCCAGCGCCGCTCCAGCACGCGCGAGGCGGCCGAGAGCGGGTAGCAGATGAAGAAGAAAAACAGGAACAGCGCGCCGTAGATCAACACCGATTCGTAAGTGCGCTCGATGATCTGCTGGCCGACCTTGATCACGTCGACCACACCTATGAGCACCGCCAGCGAGCTGGTCTTGATGATCCGCGTGTAGACGTTGATGGTTGGCGGCGTCATGCGTTTCAGCGCTTGCGGCAACAGCACGTAGCCGTAGAGTTGCGCAGTATTCAGGCCAATCGACAGCCCCGCCTCACGCTGGCCGCGTGGCAACGAATGCAGCGCACCGCGTGCCACTTCGCCAACCTCGCTGGCTCCCCACAGCGACAGCACCAGTACCGCGCACCAGAAACTCGGAATGCTCAAACCAAAGAAAATCGGCAAGCCGAAAAACAACAGATACAACCAGACCAGCACCGGAATCGCCCGGAACAGCTCCAGATACACCCGCAGAATCGCGTTCAGCCACGTGATGTTGAGCGTGCGCAACACGCCGTAGAGCACGCCGCCGATCGTACTGATGGCGATGCTCAGAAACGAGATCGACAAGGTTTGCCCGGCGCCCTTGGCCAATTGCGGCAACGACACCCAGAGCAACTCAAGACCCGAACTGGCCATGCTGGAGCCTCCTTTCCAGACGGCTGAGCAGCAGCGACAGCGGCAAGAACAACAGCACGCAGATCAGCGTCAGCACGGCGAGCATTTCGTAGGTTTTGTAATAGAGCGCGATGTAGCTCTTGGTGGTGTAGAGGATTTCCGGCACCGCCACCGCCGAGACCACGGTGGTTTCCTTGAGCAGGAAAATGAAATTGGCGAACAGCGACGGCAGGCTGAGGATCCCCGCTTGCGGCAGGATCACGTAGCGCAGCAATTGGCCGTGGGACAGGCCGATGGAGCGTCCCGATTCCAGCTGCGCCTGCGGTACGGCATCGACGCCGGCGCGCAGCACTTCGGTGAGGTAGGCGCCACCGAGAAAGGTCATGGTGATGATCGCGGCGGTGAAACCGGAAACCTGAATTCCCGCTGCCGGCAAGGCGAAGTAGACGAAGAACAGCTGGATCAGTAGCGGCGTGTTACGCGCCAGTTCCACGTACAGGCCGACCAGCTTTTGCAGGTAAGGCGTGCGGAATACCAGAATCGTCGCGTTGAGCAGCGCCACCAGTAACGAGGTACCGATGGCGATGAAACCGACCTGCAGCGTCACGCCCACGGCTTTGAGAAACGCCGGCAGGGTGCTGAGGATGAAAGCGTAATCGAAGGTCATGAAACGTCCTGGACGTCGCTCGGTAAGCGGCGGTGATGCAGTCCATGGACAGCGGATGGCTGTCCGGCAGGGGATGACTTTATAGGTATAAAAACCAGAATTTAAATACCGTTAAAGCATATTGATATCACCCAAAAAACTATCTTGTAGGTTTGCCGGGAAGGAATAAGAAGGCTATTTTCCTTTGCGCTGTAGGACGGATCTTTTTTTCACAAAAGCCCTCCAAGGATGAACAGCTTTTGGCCAGACTCCCCCGGCCAAACCATAACAAGGAAGACAACATGGACGTAAAAGTGCCGCAGCGACTGGATCCGCAGGACATTGTGAAATTGCTCGTGGCGTTGCGCCGGGCGTTGAAGGCTCAGGTGGCCTGAGAATCAAGAGCACCCTCACCCCAGCCCTCTCCCCGAGGGAGAGGGGGCTGAGCGAGGTGTCTGGCGTCATACATCGACCTGAAAGACCGAGTCGATTATGGATTCGGCAGAGATCTTTCACGTCGGCGTATTGCGTCAATATCCCCCATTCAGTCCCCTCTACCTCTGGGCGGTCCGACGTTTCGGGAGGGTTAGGGTGAGGGCCGCTTTGCGCACGCACACAAAAACGCCGATGACCGTCGCTGGCCATCGGCGTTTTCATACCTTGAAGGGGTTCACTCAAGCGTCAGATCAGAACGCCGGCAGTACCGCGCCGTTGTACTTCTTCTCGATGAACGCTTTGACTTCCGGGCTGGTCAGGGCTTTGGCCAGTTTCTGGATCGCGTCGCTGTTCTTGTTGTCCTCGCGGGCCACCAGGAAGTTCACGTAAGGCGAGTCAGCACCTTCGATCACCAGAGCGTCCTTGGTCGGGTTCAACTTGGCTTCCAGCGCGTAGTTGGTATTGATCATGTCCAGATCAACTTCTTTCAGAACGCGTGGCAGCAGCGCCGATTCCAGTTCCTTGAACTTGAAGTTGTGCGGGTTCTTGGCGATGTCTTTCGGCGTTGCCAGGGCGTTTTTCGGGTCTTTCAGTTCGATCAAACCAGCCTTCTGCAACAGGATCAGTGCACGGCCGCTGTTGCTGCCTTCGTTGGGGATGGCGATGGTCGCGCCGTCCGGCAGTTCAGCCAGGGTTTTGTACTTGCTCGAGTAACCACCGAACGGTTCAACGTGCACGCCTTGCACGGTCACCAGGTACTTGGATTTGTCGTCCTTGT
This window encodes:
- a CDS encoding methionine ABC transporter permease codes for the protein MWFDRLLQGFIDTFLMVGVSSLIALLVGIPMAVILVTSDKGGIYEAPLLNRALGAFVNLFRSIPFLILMVALIPFTRLIVGTTYGVWAAVVPLTIAATPFFARIAEVSLREVDHGLIEAAQAMGCRRWHIVWHVLLPEALPGIVGGFTITLVTMINSSAMAGAIGAGGLGDIAYRYGYQRFDSQIMLTVIVLLVALVAVIQLGGDRLARGLNKR
- a CDS encoding class I SAM-dependent methyltransferase — its product is MKQTPTDLEQITATTLGHYNSVAEDFREGTRDHDVSQNIDALLRHIQGAAPFTILDFGCGPGRDLQTFTRMGHVAVGLDGSQEFARMAREDSGCEVLQQDFLKLDLPVERFDGIFANAVLFHVPLQELPRVLKQLHGALKPGGVLFSSNPRGDNREGWNGPRYGSYHDLEAWRGLLKAAGFVELEHYFRPAGLPREQQPWLASVWRRVG
- a CDS encoding efflux RND transporter permease subunit; this translates as MKGSFNLSEWALKHQSFVWYLMFVGLLMGVFSYFNLGREEDPSFTIKTMVIQTKWPGATQEETLKQVTDRIEKKLEELDSLDYVKSYTRPGESTVYVYLRDTTSAKDIPEIWYQVRKKINDIRGQFPQGIQGPGFNDEFGDVFGSVYAFTADGLTMRQLRDYVEQARAEIRNVPGLGKIEMVGQQDEVIYLNFSTRKLAALGIDQRQVVQSLQSQNAVTPAGVIEAGPERISVRTSGQFASEKDLAEVNLKLNDRFYRLADIAEISRGYVDPATPEFRFDGKPAIGLAIAMQKGGNVQAFGKALHERIDQLTADLPVGVGVHTVSDQAVVVEEAVGGFTSALFEAVIIVLVVSFISLGVRAGLVVACSIPLVLAMVFVYMEYSGITMQRISLGALIIALGLLVDDAMITVEMMVTRLEMGETKEQAATFAYTSTAFPMLTGTLVTVAGFVPIGLNASSAGEYTYTLFAVIAVAMLVSWVVAVFFAPVIGVHILSTNVKPHSAEPGRIGRAFNGGLLWCMRNRWWAIGITVLCFALSIFCMRFVQNQFFPSSDRPEILVDLNLPQNASIDETRKAVDKLEETLKGDPDIVRWSTYIGQGAIRFYLPLDQQLQNPYYAQLVIVSKGFESREALSERLRERLHKEFVGIGSYVQALEMGPPVGRPIQYRVSGKDIDQVRKHAIDLATELDKNSHIGEIIYDWNEPGKVLRIDIAQDKARQLGLSSEDVANLMNSIVSGSPLTQVDDDIYLINVVGRAVDSERGTPETLQNLQIVTPSGTSIPLLAFATVRYELEQPLVWRRDRLPTITIKASVRDEIQPTDLVKILKPSIDAFADKLPVGYKVATGGTVEESGKAQGPIAKVLPLMLFLMATFLMIQLHSVQKMFLVASVAPLGLIGVVLALVPTGTAMGFVAILGILALIGIIIRNSVILVTQIDEYEKKGYAPWDAVVEATEHRRRPILLTAAAASMGMIPIAREVFWGPMAYAMIGGIVIATLLTLLFLPALYVAWYKIREPKKDAA
- a CDS encoding efflux RND transporter periplasmic adaptor subunit — protein: MKSLWLFPVAVLLAACSKKEPPPEPVRPVLSVKVQALSEESLGRFAGSIQARYESNTGFRVGGRIASRNVDVGTEVEKGTLLATLDPSDQQNQLRSAQGDLAKIQAQLINAQANARRQQALFDRGVGAQAQLDVANTDLKTTQASLDQARAAVNQSKDQLGYTELRSDHKAVVTAWNAEAGQVVTAGQQVVTLAQPDIKEAVIDLPDTLVDQIPADVVFSVAAQLDPSINTTAVIREIEPQAQSATRTRRARLTLADTPDGFRLGTAISVTLSSAIKPRIELPATALQEVDGKARIWVIDTQSKTVSPRDVSVISRTDSTVVLAGGVKNGEQVVSAGVNSLKPGQSVKLDEDSQ
- a CDS encoding efflux RND transporter periplasmic adaptor subunit, coding for MAGPGLKVVVALSAVALLTACGDKKPAQEYLPRVFVQEVKPTDYAASVTLTGDVQARVQTELSFRVGGKIIQRMVDVGDRVSAKQVLAKLDPKDLQTNVDSAQAQVVAEQARVQQSAAAFVRQQKLLPKGYTSQSEYDSAQAALRSSQSALSAAQAQLANAKDQLSYTSLIADAPGVITERQAEVGQVVQATAPIFSLARDGDRDAVFNVYESLLAERPTDNKITVSLLDNPEIKTTGTVREVTPAVSAQSGTVQVKVTLDKLPPGMQLGSVVSATAKGSGKSAVELPWSALTKNISDPAVWMVDDKGEAQLHTVTVGRYLTGKVIISEGLKGGEKVIVAGGQLLHPGMKVEIAENTYKDLQPGAQP
- a CDS encoding AAA family ATPase encodes the protein MLKTLAVANYRSINKLVIPLGRLNLITGPNGSGKSNLYRALRLLAETAQGGVVNALAREGGLDSTFWAGPETISRRMRNGEVPIQSTVRQGVKRLRLGFAGEDFSYSISLGLPDSNGHFMLPEHARPIPSRFSLDPQIKRECIWAGPHYRPASLLVDRDGPMIRARAERKWDVLAQHTPNFDSLFDQVGSLRSSPEVFQMREFIRRWRFYDHFRSDADAPVRQPQLGTRTPVLHHDGRDLAAALQTIIEIGDGEAMRAAITDAFPGARLHIEAQAGGRFAIEFYQEGLLRPLSAAELSDGTLRYLLLVAALLTPRPPSLMVLNEPETSLHPDLLPALARLIIRASEQCQVWVVSHARRLISALQEDQECNCIVLEKTLGETGIVGQKVLETPAWYWPD